In the genome of Capra hircus breed San Clemente chromosome 5, ASM170441v1, whole genome shotgun sequence, one region contains:
- the LOC102182383 gene encoding olfactory receptor 6C2-like, whose protein sequence is MRNHTSLPTFILLGLTDDPPMQVLIFIFLFISYLLSVTGNLTIIILTLVDSRLKTAMYFFLKHFSFLETLFTMVCIPRFLYSLSTGDKTISYNACVSQLFFVFLFAITEFFLLAIMSYDRYVAICKPLRYATIMNGRVCGWLVVCCWIAGWLVIFPPLCLGLNIEFCDSNVIDHFLCDASPMMKISCSDTWFIEQMVVSLDVLTDIGTFLCVVLSYIYIIKTITKFPSAQQKMKAFSTCSSHMIVVSITYGSCIFIYVKPSTKDEVTINKCVSLLTTSIAPMLNPFIYSLRNKQVKQAFTDLTKRISLISKK, encoded by the coding sequence ATGAGAAACCATACATCATTACCTACATTCATATTGCTGGGGCTGACAGATGATCCTCCAATGCaggttttgatttttatatttctgtttatatCCTACTTATTGAGTGTCACTGGGAATCTAACCATCATTATACTCACGTTAGTAGACTCTCGCCTTAAAACTgccatgtactttttcctcaaACACTTCTCCTTTTTAGAAACCTTATTCACCATGGTGTGCATTCCCAGATTCTTATACAGTTTATCAACTGGGGACAAGACTATTTCCTATAATGCTTGTGTTAGTCAactattttttgtctttctttttgcaaTAACAGAATTTTTCCTCCTGGCTATCATGTCCTATGACCGTtatgtggccatctgcaaacCCTTACGTTATGCAACCATCATGAACGGCAGAGTCTGTGGATGGCTTGTTGTCTGTTGCTGGATAGCAGGTTGGCTGGTCATATTTCCACCACTCTGCCTGGGCTTAAACATAGAATTCTGTGATTCTAATGTCATTGATCATTTTCTCTGTGATGCTTCTCCTATGATGAAGATCTCTTGTTCAGACACATGGTTCATAGAACAGATGGTTGTTTCCCTTGATGTGTTGACTGACATTGGGACATTTCTGTGTGTAGTTCTGTCGTATATATACATCATCAAGACCATCACAAAGTTCCCTTCTGCCCAGCAAAAGATGAAGGCCTTTTCTACCTGTTCTTCTCACATGATTGTGGTTTCTATCACTTATGGCAGTTGTATCTTCATCTACGTCAAACCTTCAACAAAGGATGAAGTGACAATTAATAAGTGTGTGTCATTGCTTACTACTTCAATTGCCCCCATGTTAAACCCATTTATTTATAGCTTAAGGAACAAGCAAGTGAAACAAGCTTTTACAGACTTAACCAAAAGAATTTCATTGATCTCAAAGAAGTAA
- the LOC102174545 gene encoding olfactory receptor 6C2-like, producing MKNQTSITTFILLGLTDDIRLKILLFIFLFLSYTVSISGNLSIITLTLIDSHLKTPMYLFLQNFSFLEISFTTACVPRFLYSILSGDKSITYTACASQLLFTDLFAVTEFFLLAIMSYDRYVAICKPLHYTTIISSRVCKNFILFCWVAALTIILPPLILGLELEFCDSNIIDHFCCDASPILKISCSDTWLIEQMVIVCAVLTFIITLMCVVLSYIYIISTILRFPSALQRKKAFSTCSSHMIVVSITYGSCIFIYVKPSAKGEVAINKGISLLITSISPMLNPFIYTLRNKQVKQAFLHSIKNIAFRSKI from the coding sequence ATGAAAAACCAAACCTCAATAACAACCTTCATCTTGCTGGGGTTGACAGATGACATTCGACTGAAAATTTTgctcttcatttttctatttctgtcctACACTGTGAGTATATCTGGAAACTTAAGCATCATCACCCTCACTCTGATTGATTCACACCTTAAAACACCTATGTATCTATTCCTCCAAAATTTCTCCTTCTTAGAGATTTCATTCACAACTGCTTGTGTTCCCAGATTCCTGTACAGCATATTATCTGGGGATAAGTCCATCACCTATACTGCTTGTGCCAGTCAACTGTTGTTTACAGACCTCTTTGCAGTGACAGAATTTTTCCTCCTGGCCATCATGTCCTATgatcgctatgtggccatctgcaaacCCCTACATTACACAACCATCATTAGCAGTAGAGTCTGCAAGAACTTCATCCTTTTCTGTTGGGTGGCAGCACTGACCATCATACTCCCACCACTTATTCTGGGCTTAGAACTGGAATTCTGTGACTCTAATATCATTGATCACTTTTGCTGTGATGCTTCTCCTATCCTGAAGATCTCTTGCTCAGACACATGGCTGATAGAGCAGATGGTTATTGTGTGTGCTGTGTTGACCTTCATCATCACCCTCATGTGTGTAGTTCTTTCCTACATTTATATCATTAGTACTATTCTAAGGTTTCCCTCTGCCCTGCAAAGGAAgaaggccttctccacctgttCTTCCCACATGATTGTTGTTTCCATCACTTATGGTAGCTGCATCTTCATTTATGTCAAACCTTCTGCCAAGGGTGAAGTAGCTATTAACAAAGGAATTTCACTCCTTATTACTTCTATCTCACCCATGTTGAATCCCTTTATTTACACACTGAGAAACAAGCAAGTGAAGCAAGCATTTCTCCACTCAATTAAAAACATTGCATTCCGCTcaaagatatag